The following proteins are encoded in a genomic region of Pirellulales bacterium:
- a CDS encoding thiolase family protein: MPNEVFIVARARTPIGALGGALATVPAPQLGAVCIEAVVQRAGVPSNRIDEVIMGNVVSAGLGQNPARQAALKAGLPASVGATTVNKVCGSGLKAVMLGAQAIQLGEAQIVVAGGMESMSLAPYLLPHARAGYRLGNGVLIDSMLHDGLRDAYGDKLMGIYGDQCAAKFNFTRQEQDDFAVRSYRRAQQAMADGVFDDEIVPLPVTMKKGTTIVSVDEEPARLDEAKLRALRPAFSPEGTITAANASSMNDGAAALLLASAAACSSLGLKRQVRIVGSATFSHEPEWFTTAPIGAIQKLLAQMKWTVADVDLFEINEAFAAVVMAAAKELNIPGDKLNIYGGSVALGHPIGASGARILVTLLTALHRTGGKRGLAALCLGGGEAVALAVEAL, from the coding sequence ATGCCCAACGAAGTGTTCATTGTCGCTCGCGCACGCACTCCCATCGGAGCGTTGGGCGGCGCGCTGGCGACGGTGCCGGCGCCGCAATTGGGGGCCGTGTGCATCGAAGCTGTAGTGCAGCGGGCAGGCGTACCGTCGAACCGAATCGACGAAGTCATCATGGGCAACGTGGTCAGCGCCGGCCTGGGCCAAAATCCGGCACGCCAGGCGGCGCTCAAGGCCGGTTTGCCTGCCAGCGTGGGCGCCACCACGGTCAACAAAGTTTGCGGGTCCGGTCTGAAGGCGGTGATGTTGGGGGCGCAGGCCATTCAATTGGGCGAGGCGCAAATTGTCGTAGCCGGTGGGATGGAAAGCATGAGTTTGGCCCCGTATTTGTTGCCGCACGCCCGGGCAGGGTACCGGCTGGGAAATGGCGTGCTGATCGATTCGATGCTGCACGACGGATTGCGCGATGCCTATGGCGACAAGTTGATGGGCATTTACGGCGATCAATGCGCGGCCAAATTCAATTTCACTCGCCAAGAGCAAGATGATTTTGCAGTCCGCAGTTACCGGCGCGCACAACAGGCCATGGCCGACGGTGTGTTCGACGACGAAATTGTGCCCTTGCCGGTGACGATGAAGAAGGGAACCACAATCGTCAGCGTTGATGAAGAGCCGGCACGTTTGGACGAAGCAAAGTTGCGGGCGCTAAGGCCGGCTTTCAGTCCCGAGGGGACGATCACTGCTGCAAACGCTTCCAGCATGAACGACGGGGCGGCGGCGCTGTTGTTGGCATCAGCTGCGGCGTGCAGCAGTTTGGGGTTGAAACGGCAGGTTCGTATTGTGGGTTCGGCTACATTCAGTCACGAGCCGGAGTGGTTTACGACTGCGCCCATCGGCGCAATTCAAAAACTGTTGGCGCAGATGAAATGGACCGTGGCCGACGTCGACTTGTTTGAAATCAACGAAGCCTTCGCCGCCGTGGTGATGGCGGCGGCGAAAGAGTTGAACATTCCCGGCGATAAGCTCAATATTTACGGCGGCTCGGTGGCGCTGGGGCATCCGATAGGCGCGAGCGGCGCGCGGATTCTAGTGACGTTGCTTACCGCTCTGCATCGCACCGGCGGAAAGCGCGGACTCGCCGCGCTTTGCCTTGGTGGCGGCGAGGCCGTAGCGCTGGCGGTGGAAGCTCTCTAA
- a CDS encoding TIM barrel protein, whose protein sequence is MFRNLSPAALCITGRQSEIIELSLSYGFKGIDLDLTEFQQSVKTYGLPHARRLIDSARLKLGTFRLPLVWDEDDEAYQSSRAAAEELLSLAAELGLSRAITTVAPANDLRPYHENFEFHRRRLAEIGELLAPRHMKLGLEFYSDPDLRKDRAFQFIHSFDALVTLVGMIRAGNVGIVADLFELHVAGGSFSDIHKLGADKIINVIVSDAPADKPAPDCDKNDRLMVAETGAIELPPVLVQLAELGYDGPITPAVASQHVKGMKREQIVRTAGERLTQAWTAAGLNAAGKLAPAVKQ, encoded by the coding sequence ATGTTTCGGAATTTGAGTCCGGCCGCGTTGTGCATTACCGGTCGGCAAAGCGAAATCATCGAACTGTCGTTGTCTTACGGTTTCAAAGGCATCGATCTCGACCTAACCGAGTTTCAACAATCCGTAAAAACCTATGGTTTGCCCCATGCGAGGCGGCTGATCGACAGTGCCCGCCTGAAGCTGGGAACGTTTCGTTTGCCCTTGGTGTGGGACGAAGACGACGAAGCTTATCAATCCAGCCGTGCCGCCGCCGAGGAACTGCTCTCGTTGGCCGCCGAGTTGGGCCTGTCACGCGCCATAACCACCGTGGCGCCGGCAAACGATTTGCGCCCCTATCACGAAAACTTCGAATTTCACCGCCGCCGTCTCGCCGAAATCGGAGAGCTCTTAGCCCCCCGGCACATGAAATTGGGCTTGGAATTCTACTCCGACCCCGATTTACGCAAGGATCGCGCTTTTCAATTCATTCACTCCTTCGATGCCCTGGTCACCTTGGTGGGAATGATTCGCGCGGGCAATGTTGGTATTGTCGCCGATTTGTTCGAATTACATGTCGCCGGCGGCAGTTTTTCTGATATTCACAAACTGGGGGCCGATAAAATCATAAACGTGATTGTCTCCGACGCGCCAGCCGACAAGCCCGCTCCCGATTGCGATAAAAACGATCGGCTGATGGTGGCAGAAACCGGCGCCATCGAACTGCCCCCCGTGTTGGTGCAGTTGGCTGAGCTGGGTTATGACGGACCCATTACGCCGGCGGTGGCCTCGCAGCACGTGAAGGGGATGAAGCGGGAACAAATTGTCCGCACCGCCGGCGAACGGCTTACCCAGGCCTGGACCGCCGCCGGTTTAAATGCGGCCGGAAAACTCGCCCCGGCTGTAAAACAGTAA
- a CDS encoding polysaccharide biosynthesis/export family protein: protein MKLIEPIRFNRTTSTSRLPAYLARLAAACVLAWLISSMGMEANPHRVGSSDISIWSQSTGGISNGDLRRNPSPNACSPLIENWVFNLHPSRAPHSDPLIQLCQALGPAAPCPIMGVDCAMNGPYGCCCKTRGWKAMGPIDWQAYAQGEYVGHWREPHVPIYRLRVDDQLECIYRITRDVQTDPYRLNVGDVIQVDSFTDPNLNRELVIQPDGTVTLRLLGEVRAAQLTVQELREKLDNLYSKYYKLPSITVTPIKVNTKLDDLRNTVDARAGSGGQGRPAKVTPQGTIDLPGLNNIPAQGLTLDELKQEIDLRYKDQLGIEGIEVTPILTQRAPRYVYIFGEVNTPGRYSMEGPTTLMQAISLAGSWKIGANLREIAIFRRGDDWRLMATVVHMQSTMLFNHQPCPCGEIWLDDSDIVMVPKSPILMVDDLVNLYFTRGLYSVLPFSTFYDFSAGAAVVNP from the coding sequence ATGAAACTCATCGAACCAATCCGTTTCAATAGAACGACTTCAACCTCGCGGCTGCCCGCTTACTTGGCTCGCTTGGCCGCCGCCTGCGTGTTGGCTTGGTTAATCAGTTCGATGGGAATGGAAGCAAATCCGCACCGCGTCGGCTCCAGTGACATCTCAATTTGGTCGCAATCCACAGGCGGAATTTCCAATGGCGATTTACGACGCAACCCCTCGCCAAATGCCTGTTCGCCTCTAATTGAGAATTGGGTTTTCAATTTGCATCCCTCTCGCGCGCCTCACTCCGACCCCCTCATCCAACTCTGCCAAGCGCTCGGCCCGGCCGCGCCCTGTCCGATCATGGGCGTCGATTGCGCCATGAACGGCCCCTACGGCTGCTGCTGTAAAACCCGCGGCTGGAAAGCCATGGGGCCCATCGATTGGCAGGCCTATGCTCAGGGCGAGTATGTCGGCCATTGGCGCGAACCCCATGTGCCCATCTATCGCTTGCGAGTGGATGATCAACTCGAGTGCATTTACCGCATCACTCGAGACGTCCAAACCGACCCTTATCGCTTGAACGTCGGCGACGTCATTCAGGTCGATTCGTTTACCGATCCCAACTTGAACCGCGAATTGGTCATTCAGCCCGATGGCACCGTTACCCTACGCTTGTTGGGCGAGGTGCGTGCCGCCCAGCTCACGGTGCAGGAGTTGCGTGAAAAGCTGGACAACCTGTATTCGAAGTATTACAAGCTGCCGTCCATCACCGTGACGCCGATCAAAGTGAATACCAAACTAGACGACCTGCGGAATACGGTTGATGCACGGGCGGGTTCCGGCGGCCAGGGCCGGCCGGCGAAAGTCACGCCCCAGGGCACCATCGATCTGCCGGGCTTGAACAACATTCCGGCCCAAGGGCTCACGCTTGACGAGCTGAAGCAGGAAATCGATTTGCGCTACAAAGATCAACTGGGGATCGAGGGAATTGAAGTGACGCCCATTCTCACCCAGAGGGCTCCCCGCTATGTGTACATATTTGGCGAAGTGAACACCCCCGGGCGCTACTCGATGGAAGGCCCCACCACGCTGATGCAGGCCATCAGCTTGGCGGGCAGTTGGAAAATCGGGGCCAATTTAAGGGAGATTGCCATCTTTCGCCGTGGCGACGATTGGCGGCTGATGGCCACGGTCGTCCACATGCAAAGCACGATGCTCTTCAATCATCAGCCTTGTCCCTGCGGCGAAATCTGGCTCGACGACAGCGACATTGTCATGGTGCCGAAAAGCCCGATCTTGATGGTCGACGATTTGGTGAACTTGTATTTCACCCGCGGCCTGTATTCCGTGCTGCCGTTTAGCACCTTCTACGATTTCAGTGCCGGCGCCGCCGTCGTCAATCCATAA
- a CDS encoding putative zinc-binding metallopeptidase: MASIFEAITKRLAEAWRSEEPAGRGHSYRCSCGRPVFFRNSQCLACKAALGYEPELAQVRALQQGSTVDTWKLHGQKKPAPLWRRCKNFHSPAGCNWLVPIEDTELLCISCRLNRTIPQLDDPDNCRRWRLIENAKRRLVAQLLMLGLPVKSKVSEDPEHGVMFDFLRSPKDGPRVLTGHANGLITLNVEEADDSQREKIRHELHEPYRTLLGHFRHEIGHYYWDRLIAGTPWQEKFRTLFGDERQDYAAALKRNYQQGPPADWANQHISSYASVHPWEDWAESWAHYLHVVDSLDTALGYGLRGEDVEAAVEPFTVNDLYDPKAPDAQRVVLLVNSWVQLTTVLNELARSMGQHDFYPFVMSRPVLRKMHFIQMVVKEARGGNSLI; encoded by the coding sequence ATGGCCAGCATCTTCGAGGCAATTACCAAGCGCCTGGCTGAGGCGTGGCGAAGCGAGGAGCCTGCGGGCCGCGGCCACTCGTATCGCTGTAGCTGCGGAAGGCCCGTGTTTTTTCGCAATAGCCAATGCCTAGCATGCAAGGCGGCGCTCGGTTACGAACCAGAACTTGCCCAGGTGCGCGCGCTTCAACAGGGCTCGACAGTAGATACTTGGAAACTGCACGGCCAAAAAAAGCCCGCTCCGCTGTGGCGACGGTGCAAAAATTTCCATTCGCCCGCAGGTTGCAATTGGCTGGTTCCTATCGAAGACACGGAATTGTTGTGCATTTCCTGCCGACTCAATCGGACCATTCCACAACTCGATGACCCGGACAATTGCCGTAGGTGGCGGCTGATTGAAAACGCCAAGCGACGGCTCGTAGCGCAATTGCTGATGTTGGGTTTGCCTGTCAAGTCGAAAGTTTCCGAGGATCCGGAACATGGGGTCATGTTCGACTTTTTACGATCGCCCAAAGATGGTCCGCGCGTGCTTACCGGACACGCCAATGGCCTGATCACGTTGAATGTTGAGGAAGCAGACGATTCACAACGGGAGAAAATTCGGCACGAACTGCACGAGCCTTACCGCACGCTGCTGGGACATTTTCGGCATGAAATTGGCCACTATTATTGGGATCGCCTGATCGCAGGAACGCCGTGGCAGGAAAAATTCCGCACCCTGTTTGGCGATGAGCGCCAAGATTATGCGGCGGCACTGAAACGGAATTACCAGCAGGGGCCGCCTGCCGACTGGGCAAACCAACACATCAGTTCTTATGCATCGGTCCATCCGTGGGAAGATTGGGCGGAGTCTTGGGCGCACTATCTGCACGTCGTCGACAGTCTGGACACAGCACTGGGTTACGGATTGCGCGGCGAAGATGTGGAAGCTGCGGTGGAACCGTTCACAGTCAACGATTTGTACGACCCCAAAGCTCCCGATGCGCAGCGTGTGGTGCTGCTGGTGAATTCTTGGGTCCAGCTCACGACTGTCTTAAACGAACTGGCGCGCAGCATGGGACAACATGACTTCTATCCCTTTGTGATGTCGCGGCCGGTCCTGCGCAAAATGCATTTTATTCAAATGGTGGTCAAGGAGGCCCGCGGCGGGAACTCCTTGATTTAA
- a CDS encoding pectinesterase family protein, translated as MKSSITIVIVLLSAFPAQAATKTFSVASDGSGDFKTPQEAVAAAPENTADRTVIRIKPGTYEGQMIVPKDKPNFGFVGEDAATTLLTWPHNVKDPIAPGADGFNPGVQILGDGFTAENLTFQNTSGDHGQALALRVDADRAVFKNCRIVGWQDTLMVNSGRQYFQNCYIAGRVDFIYGSATAVFDRCEIHSRNGGHVTAASTPQDHLYGFVFINCQLTGDNIPWTPPEGDTTTSEPPKKPNKFADLGRPWRPYASVAYIHCQMDDHIKPEGWNNWGRAENEKTARYAEYQSTGPGANPEKRAAWTKQLTDAEAAEYTIEKILGGSDHWNPVMQ; from the coding sequence ATGAAATCTAGTATCACCATCGTGATAGTGCTGTTGTCCGCCTTCCCTGCCCAGGCAGCGACGAAAACGTTCAGCGTTGCCAGCGACGGCAGCGGCGATTTTAAGACTCCGCAGGAAGCCGTGGCCGCGGCGCCCGAAAATACAGCGGATCGCACTGTAATTCGTATCAAGCCCGGCACGTATGAAGGGCAAATGATTGTTCCAAAGGATAAACCGAACTTTGGATTTGTGGGGGAAGATGCTGCCACCACGCTGCTCACTTGGCCGCACAACGTGAAAGATCCCATCGCCCCGGGCGCCGACGGATTCAATCCCGGCGTGCAGATTCTGGGCGATGGCTTTACCGCCGAAAATCTCACTTTTCAAAACACGTCGGGCGACCATGGGCAGGCGTTGGCGCTGCGGGTCGATGCGGATCGCGCGGTTTTCAAAAACTGCCGCATTGTGGGTTGGCAAGATACGCTGATGGTGAACAGCGGACGGCAGTATTTCCAAAACTGTTATATCGCAGGCCGGGTGGATTTTATTTATGGCTCTGCCACCGCCGTGTTCGATCGCTGCGAAATCCACAGCCGCAATGGTGGACACGTTACCGCGGCCAGCACCCCGCAAGATCATCTGTACGGCTTTGTCTTTATAAATTGCCAGCTCACGGGGGACAACATTCCTTGGACGCCCCCCGAGGGCGACACGACAACTTCGGAGCCGCCAAAAAAACCAAACAAGTTTGCCGATCTCGGCCGGCCTTGGCGACCGTATGCAAGCGTGGCTTATATCCACTGTCAAATGGACGACCATATTAAGCCCGAGGGTTGGAATAATTGGGGCCGCGCCGAGAACGAAAAAACCGCCCGCTACGCCGAGTATCAAAGCACAGGCCCGGGCGCCAACCCAGAAAAGCGCGCCGCCTGGACCAAACAACTTACGGACGCAGAAGCGGCGGAGTACACCATTGAAAAAATTCTGGGCGGCTCCGATCATTGGAACCCAGTTATGCAGTGA